Below is a genomic region from Ammonifex degensii KC4.
TGCCGGTCATGACCTACTCACTCAGTTCGCCCGGTGCGGTGAGGAACCTGACCCTGGGGGGTGCGATGGCGTGCCTCCCCGTGACCGCCTCGGAGCTCTCGCACCCGTCGGGCGCCTTCCTGGGCTTCACCTCCACGGGGGCACCGGTCTTCTTCGACCCCTTCGTGGGCCCTCCCTGGCTCCCGAACCCGCACGTGGCGGCCTTCGGCTACACCGGCTCGGGCAAGTCGGTCACCCTGAAGCTCCTGATAGGCAGGCTCTCCCTCGCCGGCGTGAGGTTTGTGGTGTTCGACCCGGAGGGGGAGTACCGGCGCCCCTGCCGGGAGCTGTGGGGCGGGGAGGTCATAACCCTGGAGGCGGGCGTGCCTGCGGGCGTGAACCCGCTCGACCTCCTGCCGGAAAAGGACCCCGACACCGGGAGGGAGGTCGTGAACGTGGCCGACAAGGTGGCGGACGTGCGGGCGCTCGTGGCGACCATAGCCCGGGGGTTCGGCGGGAGGGAGCTCACCCCGCAGGAAGTCTCCCTGCTGGAGGCGGCCGTCCGGGAGCTCTACTCCGAGCGCGGCGTCACCTCCGACCCGGAGAGCCTGTACGAGAGGGGGAGGGCGCTCCCCGACGGCTCCTTCGCCGTGGGCAGGGTCTTGAAGAGGATGCCGCGGCTCTCCGACCTGGCGGCGAAGCTGGAGAGGTGGCCGGAGACGAAGGACCTGCGGCTCATCCTCGACCCCTTCCTGGAGGGCTCCAGCCTGGGCATGTTCGACTGCGAGACGGACAAGGAGCTCGACGCGCCGGTGGTGGTCTTCGACCTCTCCCGCATCAAGGACGAGTTCACCAAGCTCTACGCCATGTTCGTGGTGCTCACCTGGTGCTGGCACCGGTTCGCGCTCAGGCACGCGGGGAAGAAGATGGTGGTGCTGGACGAGGCGTGGATGTTCGCCAAGTGGCCCGACTCGGCGAAGTTTTTAGAGACCCTGGCGCGCCGGGGGCG
It encodes:
- a CDS encoding VirB4 family type IV secretion system protein; the protein is MGLLWKKRREERGPEPDPLGLGQPRLEEFFAPDGLEEGRDSLYLGPGRLARVFVISKWPRDVLLGWLDEVFAIGQVDVAVHVRPVPDRLVVKSLTDRVVSARSQLIIEVKKGSVVRLSELEAVIRDLEGLQEAIQTNRDRMLHVTVVITVWGRDEEDLDNRSKELENILARKAAEVRPLVFRQLEGFKNTLPVMTYSLSSPGAVRNLTLGGAMACLPVTASELSHPSGAFLGFTSTGAPVFFDPFVGPPWLPNPHVAAFGYTGSGKSVTLKLLIGRLSLAGVRFVVFDPEGEYRRPCRELWGGEVITLEAGVPAGVNPLDLLPEKDPDTGREVVNVADKVADVRALVATIARGFGGRELTPQEVSLLEAAVRELYSERGVTSDPESLYERGRALPDGSFAVGRVLKRMPRLSDLAAKLERWPETKDLRLILDPFLEGSSLGMFDCETDKELDAPVVVFDLSRIKDEFTKLYAMFVVLTWCWHRFALRHAGKKMVVLDEAWMFAKWPDSAKFLETLARRGRKHRTGLVVASQHIEEFLAREEGRAVISSCATRIILGQNPTVAREVAEAFRLPAGAEERLAGYANGLCLLVAGNQMAEVQVECLPYERQFVFTGGAESAQL